The following coding sequences lie in one Ctenopharyngodon idella isolate HZGC_01 chromosome 11, HZGC01, whole genome shotgun sequence genomic window:
- the iqsec1b gene encoding IQ motif and SEC7 domain-containing protein 1 isoform X6 — MLNLMWKYCISVRTISVEGEAPGGEAGPSLENSGGYLRGPVSRSAIISGEHFDGPPLYAHEVRQRPRRPKLQHSQSILRKQAEEEAIKRSRSLSESYELSTDLQDKQVEMLERKYGGRFITRHAARTIQTAFRQYQMNKNFERLRSSMSENRMSRRIVLSNMRMQFSFEGPEKVHSSYFEGKQVSLTDDGSKLGALVQSERGEMVPANMKSPAVQSDFTDAITELEDVFSRQVKSLAESIDDALNCRSLHGDEGQPESTRVHPDIEQEVAYQVKPSHSSDHRKRDEMTASYSDVTLYIDEEELSPPLPLSQSVERPSSTESDLRLRSLNSQDYWSLAHKDEKGDTDTSCRSTPSLECQEQRLRIDHLPLLTIEPPSDSSVELSDRSDRSSLKRQNAYDRGIASQQGSPKHIPSHALPPRGPARDDDAPRHRPLQLESHLAINGTANRQSKSESDFSDGDNDSINSTSNSNDTINCSSESSSRDSLREQTLSKQTYHKETRNSWDSPAFSNDIIRKRHYRIGLNLFNKKPEKGIQYLIERGFVPDTPVGVAHFLLQRKGLSRQMIGEFLGNRQKQFNRDVLDCVVDEMDFSGMELDEALRKFQAHIRVQGEAQKVERLIEAFSQRYCICNPGVVRQFRNPDTIFILAFAIILLNTDMYSPNVKPERKMKLEDFVKNLRGVDDGEDIPREMLVGIYERIRKRELKTNEDHVSQVQKVEKLIVGKKPIGSLHHGLGCVLSLPHRRLVCYCRLFEVPDPNKPQKLGLHQREIFLFNDLLVVTKIFQKKKNSVTYSFRQSFSLYGMQVLLFENQYYPNGVRLTSALPGADIKVLINFNAPNPQDRKKFTDDLRESIAEVQEMEKYRIESELEKQKGVVRPSISQSSGLKKETGNGNLSRTSLDDSYAIGEGLKRSALSSSLRDLSDAGKRGRRSSAGSLDSNMEGSIISSPHIRRRTPSSRDCPSRQQSIPNSSSLLGSLFGTKRGKSPSLPPQSSHPAHPTLISHTPHPTNLHHTARDGVTITETQAQMHPHHTQFCHMQNPPPYHHHHHYHPPAHIQHPPHQYHPPPGPSSSHSHSHGPHGHGPHPSHSQHAPHHHSQPPAPPPAASSTKPKHSGISTVV, encoded by the exons TGTGGAAGGTGAGGCTCCGGGTGGTGAGGCGGGCCCCTCTCTAGAGAACAGTGGTGGTTACTTACGAGGGCCGGTGAGCCGCAGTGCCATCATCAGTGGCGAGCACTTCGACGGCCCTCCACTTTACGCTCACGAGGTACGGCAGCGCCCGCGGCGACCCAAACTCCAGCATTCCCAGTCCATCCTACGCAAGCAGGCAGAGGAGGAGGCCATCAAACGCTCCCGATCACTGTCTGAGAGCTATGAACTCTCCACCGACCTCCAAGACAAACAG GTGGAGATGCTGGAGCGCAAGTATGGAGGGCGTTTTATAACCCGACATGCTGCACGCACGATCCAGACTGCCTTCCGCCAATATCAGATGAATAAGAACTTTGAGCGCCTCAGGAGTTCTATGTCGGAGAACCGCATGTCCAGACGCATAGTTTTGTCCAATATGAGAATGCAGTTTTCGTTTGAAGGACCTGAAAAAGTCCATAGTTCCTATTTTGAGGGGAAGCAGGTGTCTCTTACTGACGATGGTTCTAAACTAGGAGCCTTGGTACAATCGGAGCGAGGGGAAATGGTCCCCGCCAACATGAAGTCTCCTGCGGTCCAGAGCGATTTCACAGACGCCATTACAGAGTTGGAGGACGTTTTCTCTCGACAAGTGAAGTCGTTGGCAGAGTCGATAGATGATGCTCTGAACTGTCGCAGCCTACATGGAGACGAGGGACAGCCAGAGTCAACCAGAGTTCATCCAGACATAGAGCAAGAGGTTGCCTACCAGGTCAAGCCTTCCCACAGCAGTGACCACCGGAAACGAGATGAGATGACAGCGTCCTACAGTGATGTGACACTTTATATAGATGAGGAAGAGCTCTCCCCTCCTCTTCCTTTATCACAATCAGTTGAAAGACCCTCTAGCACAGAGTCAGATCTTCGTCTACGTTCTTTGAACTCACAGGACTACTGGTCTCTAGCTCATAAAGATGAAAAGGGCGACACGGACACTAGCTGCCGCAGCACCCCGTCTCTGGAGTGTCAAGAGCAGAGATTGAGAATAGACCACCTTCCCCTGCTCACTATCGAACCTCCCAGCGATAGCTCAGTTGAGCTGAGTGACCGCTCTGACCGAAGCTCACTCAAAAGACAGAACGCTTACGATCGGGGCATCGCCAGCCAGCAGGGCAGCCCAAAACACATCCCCTCTCATGCGCTCCCTCCACGGGGACCGGCGAGAGATGATGACGCTCCTCGGCATCGGCCCCTGCAGCTGGAAAGCCACCTGGCAATCAATGGCACCGCCAACCGGCAGAGCAAATCCGAGTCCGACTTCTCTGACGGGGATAATGACAGCATCAACAGCACTTCCAATTCCAATGATACCATCAACTGCAGTTCGGAGTCCTCATCCAGGGATAGTCTTCGAGAGCAGACCCTCAGCAAGCAGACGTATCATAAGGAAACACGCAACAGTTGGGACTCACCTGCGTTCAGCAATGATATCATCCGCAAGAGGCACTATCGCATCGGCCTGAACCTTTTCAACAA GAAACCTGAAAAGGGCATCCAATACCTGATTGAGCGAGGATTTGTCCCAGACACACCTGTGGGAGTTGCCCATTTCCTGTTACAGAGAAAAGGGCTGAGTCGACAGATGATTGGCGAGTTCCTGGGCAACAGGCAGAAACAGTTCAACAGAGATGTTCTTGA CTGTGTGGTAGATGAGATGGATTTCTCTGGAATGGAGCTGGATGAAGCCTTGAGAAAATTCCAGGCGCATATCCGGGTGCAGGGAGAAGCACAGAAGGTGGAGCGACTCATTGAAGCCTTCAG TCAGCGCTACTGCATCTGCAACCCGGGGGTGGTGCGTCAGTTTAGGAACCCAGATACCATCTTCATCCTGGCGTTTGCCATTATACTCCTCAACACGGACATGTACAGCCCAAACGTGAAGCCAGAGAGGAAAATGAAACTGGAGGACTTTGTAAAGAACCTTCGCG GAGTGGACGACGGAGAGGACATCCCTCGAGAGATGTTGGTGGGCATCTATGAGCGAATCCGGAAACGAGAGCTTAAGACAAATGAAGACCACGTGTCCCAGGTGCAGAAGGTGGAGAAACTCATTGTTGGCAAGAAGCCG aTTGGGTCTCTGCACCATGGCCTTGGATGT GTGCTGTCCCTACCACATCGCAGACTGGTATGTTACTGCAGGCTCTTCGAAGTGCCGGACCCTAACAAACCTCAGAAGTTGGGTCTCCACCAGAGAGAGATCTTCCTGTTCAATGACCTTTTGGTG GTCACTAAGATtttccagaagaagaagaattcgGTGACGTACAGCTTCAGGCAGTCCTTCTCTCTATACGGGATGCAGGTGCTTCTGTTTGAAAACCAGT ATTACCCCAATGGAGTGCGTCTCACTTCAGCTCTTCCAGGCGCAGACATCAAGGTTCTCATCAACTTCAATGCCCCTAACCCCCAAGACCGCAAGAAGTTCACAGATGACCTGCGGGAGTCCATCGCAGAGGTGCAGGAGATGGAGAAGTACAGAATAGAGT ctgaacTGGAGAAGCAAAAAGGTGTGGTGCGTCCCAGCATTTCCCAGAGCTCAGGGCTGAAGAAAGAGACAGGAAATGGCAATCTGAGTCGCACCAGTCTAGATGACAGTTACGCCATAGGTGAAGGCCTCAAGAGAAGTGCCCTCAGCAGCTCCTTACGTGACCTTTCAGATGCAG GCAAGCGGGGGCGCCGCAGCAGTGCAGGATCTCTAGACAGCAATATGGAA GGGTCCATCATTAGCAGCCCCCACATACGGCGCCGAACCCCTTCCAGCCGCGACTGCCCCTCCCGCCAGCAGTCCATCCCCAACTCCTCCTCTCTCCTTGGCTCCCTATTCGGCACCAAGCGGGGCAAGTCGCCCTCTCTGCCTCCCCAGTCGTCCCACCCCGCCCACCCGACACTCATCTCTCACACCCCGCACCCTACCAACCTGCACCACACGGCCCGCGATGGCGTCACCATCACTGAGACCCAAGCCCAGATGCACCCCCACCACACCCAGTTTTGCCACATGCAGAATCCCCCTCCGTACCACCACCACCATCACTACCACCCCCCAGCGCACATTCAACACCCgccccaccagtaccacccccCACCCGGCCCCTCTTCCTCTCACAGCCACTCGCACGGTCCCCACGGCCACGGGCCGCACCCGTCCCACTCCCAGCATGCACCACACCACCACAGCCAGCCTCCGGCTCCTCCTCCGGCGGCCAGCAGCACCAAGCCCAAACACAGCGGCATCAGCACTGTGGTTTGA
- the iqsec1b gene encoding IQ motif and SEC7 domain-containing protein 1 isoform X3: protein MQGEGLRGAKRVTWRDRESEKAFKGQEAGGKEGGRQPSGVHRHASVEGEAPGGEAGPSLENSGGYLRGPVSRSAIISGEHFDGPPLYAHEVRQRPRRPKLQHSQSILRKQAEEEAIKRSRSLSESYELSTDLQDKQVEMLERKYGGRFITRHAARTIQTAFRQYQMNKNFERLRSSMSENRMSRRIVLSNMRMQFSFEGPEKVHSSYFEGKQVSLTDDGSKLGALVQSERGEMVPANMKSPAVQSDFTDAITELEDVFSRQVKSLAESIDDALNCRSLHGDEGQPESTRVHPDIEQEVAYQVKPSHSSDHRKRDEMTASYSDVTLYIDEEELSPPLPLSQSVERPSSTESDLRLRSLNSQDYWSLAHKDEKGDTDTSCRSTPSLECQEQRLRIDHLPLLTIEPPSDSSVELSDRSDRSSLKRQNAYDRGIASQQGSPKHIPSHALPPRGPARDDDAPRHRPLQLESHLAINGTANRQSKSESDFSDGDNDSINSTSNSNDTINCSSESSSRDSLREQTLSKQTYHKETRNSWDSPAFSNDIIRKRHYRIGLNLFNKKPEKGIQYLIERGFVPDTPVGVAHFLLQRKGLSRQMIGEFLGNRQKQFNRDVLDCVVDEMDFSGMELDEALRKFQAHIRVQGEAQKVERLIEAFSQRYCICNPGVVRQFRNPDTIFILAFAIILLNTDMYSPNVKPERKMKLEDFVKNLRGVDDGEDIPREMLVGIYERIRKRELKTNEDHVSQVQKVEKLIVGKKPIGSLHHGLGCVLSLPHRRLVCYCRLFEVPDPNKPQKLGLHQREIFLFNDLLVVTKIFQKKKNSVTYSFRQSFSLYGMQVLLFENQYYPNGVRLTSALPGADIKVLINFNAPNPQDRKKFTDDLRESIAEVQEMEKYRIESELEKQKGVVRPSISQSSGLKKETGNGNLSRTSLDDSYAIGEGLKRSALSSSLRDLSDAGKRGRRSSAGSLDSNMEGSIISSPHIRRRTPSSRDCPSRQQSIPNSSSLLGSLFGTKRGKSPSLPPQSSHPAHPTLISHTPHPTNLHHTARDGVTITETQAQMHPHHTQFCHMQNPPPYHHHHHYHPPAHIQHPPHQYHPPPGPSSSHSHSHGPHGHGPHPSHSQHAPHHHSQPPAPPPAASSTKPKHSGISTVV from the exons TGTGGAAGGTGAGGCTCCGGGTGGTGAGGCGGGCCCCTCTCTAGAGAACAGTGGTGGTTACTTACGAGGGCCGGTGAGCCGCAGTGCCATCATCAGTGGCGAGCACTTCGACGGCCCTCCACTTTACGCTCACGAGGTACGGCAGCGCCCGCGGCGACCCAAACTCCAGCATTCCCAGTCCATCCTACGCAAGCAGGCAGAGGAGGAGGCCATCAAACGCTCCCGATCACTGTCTGAGAGCTATGAACTCTCCACCGACCTCCAAGACAAACAG GTGGAGATGCTGGAGCGCAAGTATGGAGGGCGTTTTATAACCCGACATGCTGCACGCACGATCCAGACTGCCTTCCGCCAATATCAGATGAATAAGAACTTTGAGCGCCTCAGGAGTTCTATGTCGGAGAACCGCATGTCCAGACGCATAGTTTTGTCCAATATGAGAATGCAGTTTTCGTTTGAAGGACCTGAAAAAGTCCATAGTTCCTATTTTGAGGGGAAGCAGGTGTCTCTTACTGACGATGGTTCTAAACTAGGAGCCTTGGTACAATCGGAGCGAGGGGAAATGGTCCCCGCCAACATGAAGTCTCCTGCGGTCCAGAGCGATTTCACAGACGCCATTACAGAGTTGGAGGACGTTTTCTCTCGACAAGTGAAGTCGTTGGCAGAGTCGATAGATGATGCTCTGAACTGTCGCAGCCTACATGGAGACGAGGGACAGCCAGAGTCAACCAGAGTTCATCCAGACATAGAGCAAGAGGTTGCCTACCAGGTCAAGCCTTCCCACAGCAGTGACCACCGGAAACGAGATGAGATGACAGCGTCCTACAGTGATGTGACACTTTATATAGATGAGGAAGAGCTCTCCCCTCCTCTTCCTTTATCACAATCAGTTGAAAGACCCTCTAGCACAGAGTCAGATCTTCGTCTACGTTCTTTGAACTCACAGGACTACTGGTCTCTAGCTCATAAAGATGAAAAGGGCGACACGGACACTAGCTGCCGCAGCACCCCGTCTCTGGAGTGTCAAGAGCAGAGATTGAGAATAGACCACCTTCCCCTGCTCACTATCGAACCTCCCAGCGATAGCTCAGTTGAGCTGAGTGACCGCTCTGACCGAAGCTCACTCAAAAGACAGAACGCTTACGATCGGGGCATCGCCAGCCAGCAGGGCAGCCCAAAACACATCCCCTCTCATGCGCTCCCTCCACGGGGACCGGCGAGAGATGATGACGCTCCTCGGCATCGGCCCCTGCAGCTGGAAAGCCACCTGGCAATCAATGGCACCGCCAACCGGCAGAGCAAATCCGAGTCCGACTTCTCTGACGGGGATAATGACAGCATCAACAGCACTTCCAATTCCAATGATACCATCAACTGCAGTTCGGAGTCCTCATCCAGGGATAGTCTTCGAGAGCAGACCCTCAGCAAGCAGACGTATCATAAGGAAACACGCAACAGTTGGGACTCACCTGCGTTCAGCAATGATATCATCCGCAAGAGGCACTATCGCATCGGCCTGAACCTTTTCAACAA GAAACCTGAAAAGGGCATCCAATACCTGATTGAGCGAGGATTTGTCCCAGACACACCTGTGGGAGTTGCCCATTTCCTGTTACAGAGAAAAGGGCTGAGTCGACAGATGATTGGCGAGTTCCTGGGCAACAGGCAGAAACAGTTCAACAGAGATGTTCTTGA CTGTGTGGTAGATGAGATGGATTTCTCTGGAATGGAGCTGGATGAAGCCTTGAGAAAATTCCAGGCGCATATCCGGGTGCAGGGAGAAGCACAGAAGGTGGAGCGACTCATTGAAGCCTTCAG TCAGCGCTACTGCATCTGCAACCCGGGGGTGGTGCGTCAGTTTAGGAACCCAGATACCATCTTCATCCTGGCGTTTGCCATTATACTCCTCAACACGGACATGTACAGCCCAAACGTGAAGCCAGAGAGGAAAATGAAACTGGAGGACTTTGTAAAGAACCTTCGCG GAGTGGACGACGGAGAGGACATCCCTCGAGAGATGTTGGTGGGCATCTATGAGCGAATCCGGAAACGAGAGCTTAAGACAAATGAAGACCACGTGTCCCAGGTGCAGAAGGTGGAGAAACTCATTGTTGGCAAGAAGCCG aTTGGGTCTCTGCACCATGGCCTTGGATGT GTGCTGTCCCTACCACATCGCAGACTGGTATGTTACTGCAGGCTCTTCGAAGTGCCGGACCCTAACAAACCTCAGAAGTTGGGTCTCCACCAGAGAGAGATCTTCCTGTTCAATGACCTTTTGGTG GTCACTAAGATtttccagaagaagaagaattcgGTGACGTACAGCTTCAGGCAGTCCTTCTCTCTATACGGGATGCAGGTGCTTCTGTTTGAAAACCAGT ATTACCCCAATGGAGTGCGTCTCACTTCAGCTCTTCCAGGCGCAGACATCAAGGTTCTCATCAACTTCAATGCCCCTAACCCCCAAGACCGCAAGAAGTTCACAGATGACCTGCGGGAGTCCATCGCAGAGGTGCAGGAGATGGAGAAGTACAGAATAGAGT ctgaacTGGAGAAGCAAAAAGGTGTGGTGCGTCCCAGCATTTCCCAGAGCTCAGGGCTGAAGAAAGAGACAGGAAATGGCAATCTGAGTCGCACCAGTCTAGATGACAGTTACGCCATAGGTGAAGGCCTCAAGAGAAGTGCCCTCAGCAGCTCCTTACGTGACCTTTCAGATGCAG GCAAGCGGGGGCGCCGCAGCAGTGCAGGATCTCTAGACAGCAATATGGAA GGGTCCATCATTAGCAGCCCCCACATACGGCGCCGAACCCCTTCCAGCCGCGACTGCCCCTCCCGCCAGCAGTCCATCCCCAACTCCTCCTCTCTCCTTGGCTCCCTATTCGGCACCAAGCGGGGCAAGTCGCCCTCTCTGCCTCCCCAGTCGTCCCACCCCGCCCACCCGACACTCATCTCTCACACCCCGCACCCTACCAACCTGCACCACACGGCCCGCGATGGCGTCACCATCACTGAGACCCAAGCCCAGATGCACCCCCACCACACCCAGTTTTGCCACATGCAGAATCCCCCTCCGTACCACCACCACCATCACTACCACCCCCCAGCGCACATTCAACACCCgccccaccagtaccacccccCACCCGGCCCCTCTTCCTCTCACAGCCACTCGCACGGTCCCCACGGCCACGGGCCGCACCCGTCCCACTCCCAGCATGCACCACACCACCACAGCCAGCCTCCGGCTCCTCCTCCGGCGGCCAGCAGCACCAAGCCCAAACACAGCGGCATCAGCACTGTGGTTTGA